The sequence TATCGGGCGCACCGATCGAAAAAATCCGATCCGCTGTGTAAGTCTTTAGTTGATAAAAGTGGTTTGATTTGCGACTCCAGAACACCACCGGCGCATACATTGGTGAATGGCCGCCCGAACTGCCCATTCGGCAGACGAAATACTGAGAGTCGGGCGTCCATTGTGCCCGCACGACGCCGTAACCATGCTCGCCGTCTTTAGACGAGAAATCATGCATACCAATCTGCGTTCCCTCCCTACGTAGTATTAAGATTCGGCTTTCGTACTCCTCGAACCCTTTCTTCTTGTCCGCGGGAACTGCAATGGCCGTAAGCTTGCCATCGGGTGACCTGAACGCCTTCTGTCTTCCCACGGCAGGCGCGTAGCCAAACAGAACCGTGGCTGCCGCCAGGACCGCTGGCAATAACAATCCCCGAAACCTCGTTGGTGCTCTAAGTATTCCGGCTGGCGAACGCATGAGTAAATTTTCCATTCTTGTCCAGGCGTGTGCAGTGTGGGCGGCGGTTACATCGCAGTTATTACAACACGAGCGCCGCAAAGAACCACAAGAACACAACAGCGCCTGTGTACACCCGCAGCAAGACGATTGCAACGGCACATTAGCTGCGCATACACCGTGCAGAACAATATACGTCAGCTTTTGCCATTGACATGTTCTTCTGATGCTTTAAAATTGATGACTGCCAACTTCCACGATGCAAGGGAAACACATTTGATCATTCATGAGACGAACCTCCCAGGGATAGCGCTTTTATCTCGCGGCAAAGTGCGCGACATTTACGCCGTGGGTGAAGACAAACTCCTTGTAGTTGCAACGGACCGCATTTCTGCTTTCGATGTGATTCTGGACCAGCCCATACCGGACAAAGGACGGGTGCTGACGCAGCTTTCATGCTTCTGGTTTGAACGGTTCAGGAATCTGGTGCCGACCCATTTCCTGACAGCCGATCTCTCAGAGTATCCGAACGAACTCCAGGCGATGGCGGACGAGATTGAAGGGCGTTCGATGCTGGTGAAACGGGCTGAACCGTTTCCCATCGAGTGCGTGGTGAGGGGTTATCTGGCCGGTTCAGGCTGGAAGGAATATCGTTCGAACGGCACCGTTTGTGGAATCAAGCTGCCTGCAGGGCTGATGGAATCAAGCCGCCTGGATGAGCCGATTTTTACTCCGGCTACCAAGGCACAGACCGGCCATGACGAAAATATCTCTTTTGAGGAAACCGTAAAGACGATTGGAAGAAGCGCTGCCGAAAAACTCCGCGACCTGAGCATTCGGCTTTACGCGGAGGCAAGGAAGTACGCAGAGGAACGCGGAATCATTATTGCCGACACGAAATTCGAATGGGGCCGGCTTGGGAACGAGGTCATCCTGATTGACGAAGTGCTTACTCCAGACTCTTCACGCTTCTGGCCCAAAGACAGCTATGCGCCCGGCAAATCCCAGCCTTCCTTTGACAAGCAGTTTGTGCGGGACTATCTGGAATCAATCCACTGGGACAAGACTCCTCCCCCGCCGCCTCTTCCCCCCGACGTTGTCGAAAAAACAAGTCAGAAATACCGGGATGCATACCGGCTTCTGACCGGAAAAGCGCTGAGCTCCTGATTCTGAACGGGCCGAGAGCTGCATGGCACACTGGAACTGGCTCGATTGGGTCCTCGCCACCATCGTTCTTGTATCGGTGGTGACGGCCATGTGGAAGGGTTTTGTCGCCGAGTTGATTACCCTGGCGTCGGCGATCGCGGGCCTTATTGTTGCGGCGCTTTACTACGAGCGCCTGGCCCCTTTGCTGGTGGGATTCACGCGCAGCCCTGGCGCTGCGCGGGGAGTCAGTTTCGTCCTTTTGTTTGCGGCAATTCTGGTGGTTGGCGCGCTCATTTCGTTTGGCGCGAGCAAGCTTATTGCGAAGGTCCAGCTTCGGTGGTTCGACCGCTTTCTTGGGGGGATATTTGGCCTCGTCCGCGGGTTGTTGATCGATTGCGTCGCCCTCCTGG is a genomic window of Acidobacteriota bacterium containing:
- a CDS encoding phosphoribosylaminoimidazolesuccinocarboxamide synthase; this translates as MTANFHDARETHLIIHETNLPGIALLSRGKVRDIYAVGEDKLLVVATDRISAFDVILDQPIPDKGRVLTQLSCFWFERFRNLVPTHFLTADLSEYPNELQAMADEIEGRSMLVKRAEPFPIECVVRGYLAGSGWKEYRSNGTVCGIKLPAGLMESSRLDEPIFTPATKAQTGHDENISFEETVKTIGRSAAEKLRDLSIRLYAEARKYAEERGIIIADTKFEWGRLGNEVILIDEVLTPDSSRFWPKDSYAPGKSQPSFDKQFVRDYLESIHWDKTPPPPPLPPDVVEKTSQKYRDAYRLLTGKALSS
- a CDS encoding CvpA family protein, which produces MAHWNWLDWVLATIVLVSVVTAMWKGFVAELITLASAIAGLIVAALYYERLAPLLVGFTRSPGAARGVSFVLLFAAILVVGALISFGASKLIAKVQLRWFDRFLGGIFGLVRGLLIDCVALLVMMAFSIQQGTVEKSVLAPYFGAGSKVLAAAMPVNMRNGFRASFEKFKKELIETDKKAMEARSAEKKHL